Within the Glycine soja cultivar W05 chromosome 3, ASM419377v2, whole genome shotgun sequence genome, the region TTAGTCAAGTTTAACCATTTCACTccacttaaatttttaaaagtctaaaaaCCTCCCCATCCTATAAGTATCTACAATGCTGGGCAATGCATTAAAACAGCTTTGTTGATCTTTGGTAGCCATGGAAATTAATTATGGCTTTTTCTTCTGTAATTCAGTATCAGTCAAAGTAATGTTTTTCATACTTTGCAGCAACTATATAGTgctttaaacaaaattaatgattCCAGAGGTTATTTCATATCtagtatataattaaaaaaaaaaaaaaaacccttaaaaGTGACCATTAAACATCAAGATAGCCAAACATTGATtgtgaaagcaaaaaaaaatttaatgtaaaaatcaCCAGTAACCAATCCAACCCTATGAATTATTTTCCCAAAAAATAACTAACTTACACTTGAGAAAGCACCATGGGAATATGCAAGACCCTCCAGCCGTATGGGGAACTTGACATCACAAGAGCCGACAATGTTCTGAATTTTGAAATCCTAAAGCATAATACCCAAAGAACCAATTAGTAATCAAACACTACATAATTATAGTGAGAAAAGAATGACCAAAATGGATTAAAggggaaaaatagaaaattttaaaaatagcacTTTTCAATAATTTCAGCAAAGATTATAAGAGCAGAAGCAGTACCTTAAATTTGGCAGGGAAGCCAAGCTTTTGGATAATACGAGCATACTGAAAggggaaaaatagaaaatttaaaaataatgtaaacttTTCAGAATGAACTCCACAACACTAACTGAAGAAATAATTTGAGGATCAATCTTAAACACATGTAAACAGTTAAAACCATTCGGCCTCCTTCAATGATTTAAGAGCTCTACACCAAAAACAGGAATAACAGTTTCAAAACCAAGCTACAACAAATGGTTTAGTTCTCCAGGGCCTCCATTTGAGAAAAACCATTAATATGAACAGGATGgtggagaaataaaaaaaaaaacaaaaacaaagaacaGTACAAACCTTCCTTGCTGCCAATTTAGATTGTTGTTCACTCTTAGCTCCAGTACAAACCTAGTCAAtagtcataaaaaattaaatttaaagttcACGAGAGAAACCATTACAAGAAGGGTACCAAATAAGAGCCATTACAGAAAGCGGAAGAGACAAATTTCAACTTTTTGCAACCATGGTTGGCAAACTATGAATCACAGACCAGAAGGCCTATAATCTAAATCACGAATTGAAATGTATAGTAAATTGCAAGAATTGTGCACAATTATTAAAACAAGAGAAAATATATGGTTTTCTGCTAAATAAAactgtaaaaataaatttagaaatagAATATCTTCCTTATTTccattttacataaattaatgaTTCTCTCATCATGCTATATAGAACCAGTTGATTCAAGGAATTCTGACAAGTGACAACCATGTTTGCAACCTCATTACTAGCACCTTCAATGACATACTAAGGGCAAAGGCAAGCCTGAATTTTACAGAGTTTCTAAATAACACCAGTTTGACCATTGATTTGAtaaacatagttaattaaaatataaccaataccaaaaagaattcaacaagagAACCACACAACCATAAATTAACATAGAACTAATTTGAGGACagcattaaaaataacaaaatgcaCTACTATCATCTAAAAGATAGACATAGCAGTGCAGCAAAGGATCATACCATCTTGCCAGAAGCAAAAATTAGAGCAGTTGTTTTGGGATCTCTTATCCTCATAATGACAGCAGCAAAACGCTGCAAACAAACACATCACAAACATCAGTGCAGTATACCACCAACCAATTAGAACTGGCGTGTATAATACATTTGCTAATTAATGATTCTGAATAGCAAGCAGAAGATATCACGTgggatataaatataaaatagtctTGGATTAACCACACTTCTCTGGTCCAGAAAGGAACAGAAAACAATCCAGAAAGCAGGATAGGTGACTGCACAACCACCAGTTAATCTTTATTGTAATTCAGATGCAAAAGCAGAAAAAGAAACATGTAAACATGTGCAGATAGCATATTTCAGTGAAAATCACTACAAGCAAATGATACTTGCCTTAGGATTGTACTCTGCATTACGAGCTTGAAGTGCAATTGTTTTGAGGTCCAACTTACAGTCCAAATTGACTGTGGACACAATATTTCTGACGGTACAAACAGCTTGATTATTAGATTACTCCacataaatagagaaaaaaattatcatgtatGCTAATGAAAATAGAAGCAAATTATTTCCATAATCCAGAGTAAattgtaaacaaaaacaaaattaataaataatccaGAGAAAATTGAAGCAAAATCCTTAGCATTCCAATGTGAATAGAAGCAAAATTATTAtacattcaaaaataaataaaagcaaatGTTATCAATCAAATACAACAAATGGTAGAGAGTAGATCACAACATAAACAGCCAcctcttaaaagttaaaactcaATTAGGAAATTCCTATA harbors:
- the LOC114405982 gene encoding TATA-box-binding protein, yielding MADQGLEGSQPVDLQKHPSGIVPTLQNIVSTVNLDCKLDLKTIALQARNAEYNPKRFAAVIMRIRDPKTTALIFASGKMVCTGAKSEQQSKLAARKYARIIQKLGFPAKFKDFKIQNIVGSCDVKFPIRLEGLAYSHGAFSSYEPELFPGLIYRMKQPKIVLLIFVSGKIVLTGAKVRDETYTAFENIYPVLTEFRKNQQ